A portion of the Carya illinoinensis cultivar Pawnee chromosome 11, C.illinoinensisPawnee_v1, whole genome shotgun sequence genome contains these proteins:
- the LOC122281736 gene encoding uncharacterized protein LOC122281736 has protein sequence MAVPADDKTLNLQDELSFPILLADRVIKSAQEAESSKQECSDLAMQVERLSHMLRSTVRLAALSAHPLYERPVRRIVADMAKNLERALTLIRKCKHSGVLRQVFSITTTADFRKVSNLLESSIGDMKWLLSIFDSEGTNLSLPPIASNDPILAWVWSYIATIQMGQLKDRTDAANELASLARDNDRNKKMIVEEGGIAPLLKLLKEGASAEAQIAAATALSNIATDKERVISIVQNLGVPIIVQVLGDSSTRVRIPVANLVARMAELYPEAQEEFARENATRPLVSTLSMGAVLDDPKLHLGKTTIHSLVQINKELTKNGKATSINDHNNSSSLLGRSHSSSTHYDGTSRGGHYNKKEREWETESPEVKLKVKVNCAEALWKLSKGSLENSKKIAETKGLLCLAKIIEVERGDLQLNCLMTVMEIAAVAASNSDLRRAAFKTNSPPAKAVFDQLLRVTQEGSSPRLQIPAIRAIGFLARTFPARERRIIGPLVVQLGNNNVEVATEAAVALGKFVSPENFNCVEHSKAVIEFDGIPPLMKLLEIQEQGPQMHGVVLLCYLALHFSNSKALEQAEALKALEGAARSVVAQNPDLRDLFARAIHQLTVYQDAAYPHRQPSAT, from the coding sequence ATGGCTGTCCCTGCTGACGACAAGACGCTCAATCTCCAAGATGAGCTCTCTTTTCCAATTCTGCTTGCGGACCGAGTCATCAAGTCCGCCCAAGAAGCAGAATCCTCCAAGCAGGAATGCTCCGACCTCGCCATGCAAGTCGAACGCCTCTCACATATGCTCCGCTCCACCGTCCGACTAGCCGCCTTGTCTGCCCATCCACTTTACGAGCGACCCGTCCGTCGGATCGTCGCCGACATGGCCAAGAATCTTGAGCGAGCCCTCACTCTCATCCGCAAGTGCAAGCATAGCGGGGTTCTCCGCCAGGTGTTCTCCATCACCACCACCGCCGACTTCCGGAAGGTCTCTAATCTTTTGGAGTCTTCCATCGGAGACATGAAGTGGCTCTTATCGATATTTGACTCCGAGGGGACCAACCTCTCGCTCCCTCCCATCGCAAGCAACGACCCTATTCTCGCCTGGGTCTGGTCCTACATCGCCACCATCCAGATGGGCCAGCTCAAGGACCGCACCGACGCCGCCAACGAGCTCGCTTCGCTGGCCCGCGACAACGACCGCAACAAGAAGATGATCGTGGAAGAGGGAGGGATTGCCCCCTTGCTCAAACTCCTCAAGGAGGGCGCGTCCGCCGAGGCCCAAATCGCTGCCGCCACCGCTCTCTCCAACATCGCCACGGACAAGGAGAGAGTAATTTCCATTGTCCAGAACCTTGGGGTTCCGATCATTGTGCAAGTCCTCGGTGACTCGTCGACGAGGGTTCGGATTCCGGTGGCGAATCTGGTGGCGCGGATGGCCGAACTTTACCCGGAGGCGCAGGAGGAGTTTGCGCGGGAAAACGCGACGAGGCCGCTTGTGTCGACGCTGTCGATGGGTGCGGTTCTGGATGATCCGAAGCTTCATTTGGGTAAGACCACCATCCACTCCCTTGTTCAAATTAACAAAGAGTTAACTAAAAATGGCAAAGCAACATCAATAAACGATCATAATAATTCGTCGTCATTGTTGGGTCGCTCTCACTCGAGTTCTACTCACTACGATGGGACTAGCAGAGGCGGGCATTATAATAAGAAGGAGAGGGAGTGGGAGACGGAATCACCCGAGGTGAAACTTAAGGTCAAGGTCAATTGCGCTGAGGCCTTGTGGAAATTGTCCAAAGGGAGTTTGGAAAATAGCAAGAAAATTGCGGAGACAAAAGGGTTGCTTTGCTTGGCGAAGATTATTGAGGTTGAGAGAGGAGATTTGCAACTCAATTGCTTGATGACCGTGATGGAGATAGCGGCAGTGGCGGCATCCAATTCTGACCTCAGGCGAGCGGCTTTCAAGACTAATTCGCCACCTGCAAAAGCTGTATTCGATCAGCTTTTGAGGGTAACTCAAGAAGGGAGTAGTCCCAGATTGCAAATTCCTGCCATCAGAGCAATTGGGTTTTTGGCTCGGACTTTCCCTGCAAGGGAGAGACGGATAATTGGGCCTTTGGTTGTGCAGCTTGGTAACAATAATGTGGAAGTGGCAACGGAGGCTGCTGTTGCATTGGGGAAATTCGTGTCCCCAGAGAACTTCAATTGTGTAGAGCATTCGAAGGCAGTTATAGAGTTTGATGGGATTCCACCCCTAATGAAGTTGTTGGAAATTCAAGAACAGGGGCCTCAAATGCACGGAGTCGTGTTGTTGTGTTACCTTGCTTTGCACTTTAGCAACAGCAAAGCTCTTGAACAAGCAGAGGCGTTGAAGGCTCTTGAGGGTGCTGCCCGTTCTGTTGTTGCTCAAAATCCTGATTTGAGGGATCTGTTTGCCAGGGCCATACACCAACTCACTGTTTATCAGGATGCAGCTTATCCGCACAGGCAGCCTTCAGCAACTTAA